The stretch of DNA ATCATAAATCGTTGAAGATTCGTGAAAAAATAGACGATAAACAGGGTATTGCAGAAACATTTAATAACATCGGTATCATCTATATTAATCAAGGAGATTTAGATAGAGCGCTTGATTACTACCAGAAGTCGCTTGCTGTTAAAGAAACATTAAATGACAAAAAAAGTTTAGCCACAACACTTAATAATATTGGAGCAATTTATAGAAACAAACAAAATATTGGCTTAGCCTTGTTTTATTATAACCAATCGTTAGAATTACGACAATCCATAAATGATAAAGCAGGTATAGCAATTTCGTTGAGTAATATAGGTACAATTTATAAAGCTGAAAATAAATTAGATACCGCCTTGCATTTTTATCAAGAATCGTTAAAAATTCGAGAAGAAATAAACGATAAGCCAGGTTTAATAAAAATACATTCAAATATTAGTGACCTTGAGTTTGAATCAAGAAACATAGAATCTGCAAAGATGCATGGACTATTATCGCTTCATCTAGCCCAAGAATTAGGATTAATTGAGGGAATAAAAAATGCAGCTCGGTTTTTAAGTGAGATTTATAAATATGAGAAAAAATGGGAGCAAGCCTTTAATATGCAAGAGTTGTATCATCAAATGAAGGATAGTATTAGAAATACAAGTACTGAACTTAATGCGTTAAAACAACAGTCGCAGTACGATTTGGAACGAGCTGCTAAAGAAAACGAATTGCTAGTGAAGGAAAACGATATTCAACAATTAAAAACCTTACGAAATAGAATTACTGCTATATTCTTTATTGTAGCCTTTATTTTTACCTTAATTATAATATTATACATCTATCGAGGCTATCGTAAAAAGGTGGTAATTAATGAATTATTGGAGGTTCAAAAAAACGAGGCACAGCGTAAAAATGAAGAAAAAAACATGATGTTGAAAGAGATTCATCATCGGGTTAAAAACAGTTTGCAAGTGGTAAGTAGCTTAATTCGCTTACAAGCCAATGAAGTTGACGATGAAAGAATTGGTAAAATGTTTGAAGAAACCCAAAATAGGGTGTTGTCCATTGCTCGTTTGCATGAACAGATGTATAACTCTGAGAACTTAAAAGAAATTAATATTAAAACACACTTTACGCCTTTAATTAAAGATTTGGTTAAAGATTACAACATGGGGGTTAAAATCAATTTAAACATTGATTTACCTGATGTGGAGATGAGTTCTA from Flavobacteriales bacterium encodes:
- a CDS encoding tetratricopeptide repeat protein, whose protein sequence is MNLLKIIPLVLLFMSKSVCFGQFSDFHKMKIDSISQIINTATHDTSLAKAYLDLSDAMYMTNIDTVIKLCEQSIIVLKPHLINNSITKKERLSYLRTLAGALNNIGFIYDDKGEIVKALDYYHKSLKIREKIDDKQGIAETFNNIGIIYINQGDLDRALDYYQKSLAVKETLNDKKSLATTLNNIGAIYRNKQNIGLALFYYNQSLELRQSINDKAGIAISLSNIGTIYKAENKLDTALHFYQESLKIREEINDKPGLIKIHSNISDLEFESRNIESAKMHGLLSLHLAQELGLIEGIKNAARFLSEIYKYEKKWEQAFNMQELYHQMKDSIRNTSTELNALKQQSQYDLERAAKENELLVKENDIQQLKTLRNRITAIFFIVAFIFTLIIILYIYRGYRKKVVINELLEVQKNEAQRKNEEKNMMLKEIHHRVKNSLQVVSSLIRLQANEVDDERIGKMFEETQNRVLSIARLHEQMYNSENLKEINIKTHFTPLIKDLVKDYNMGVKINLNIDLPDVEMSSKTLIPLGLIINEMISNSLKYAFVGKTEGVITIEIKPISAVMFEMIIGDNGVGMPKDFDFENSTSLGTQLIHIFTEQLNGTIKRLEQGGTFFKIEFEKMED